CATCGATAACGCCAAAAAGCAGGTCGAAGTAGCCGAGCAGGGCGTCCAGGCGCAGGCGAGCCAGACGGAAGCAGCCGCTAAAGCCGCTTACGATCAGTACAAGCAGGCCAAGGACCTTGCAGAGCAGACGAAAAAACTCGTCGATGAAGGCACGGTGCCAAAAGTGTTGTACGAGCAGGCGCAAAGCCGCGCGGATCAAGCTTATGCCCAGTATAAAAAGCTGAAAGGCCAGGAAAGCCCGCCCTCCTCAACGGTCGCACAGGCTGAAGCTCAGGTGGACGCCGCCCAGCAGCAGCTGGAGCAGGCAGAGGTCGGGGTCGACCAAGCCGAGATCCAGGTCGAGCAGGCACAAGTGCAGCTTAATTCCGCCAAAGACCAATCGGCGAACCAAACGGTAACCGCACCTTCATCAGGAGAAGTGTCGACACTTGAAGCCGGTGAAGGCGATATGGTGACGAACCAGCAGCCGTTTGCGACGATTGTCGGCTTAAATCCGATGACGATTACCGCGATGCTGACGCCGGATCAACTGCATTTGTTTTCAAAAGGAAAAGAAATGGACGTCGATATCGATACGTTGAAGGACAACCGGAAGTCGAAGGTGACCTATGTATCATCCGTGCCGAACGATACCGGCCTTTATCCCGTGGAAGCAACGGTCAATAATGATAAGGAAAAAATTAAGCCGGGCATGATGGCGAAGTTTTTGCTGCCGGAAACAGTCGTGAAGGATACGCTCATCGTTCCAACTGATGCCGTCATTCAAGACGGGGCGAAGCCTTACGTGTATAAAGTCGTCGATGATAAAGCGGTGAAGGTGACGGTCGACGTGCAGGAATCACAGACGGACCGGACGGCTGTGACGGGCGATATTACGACGAAGGATCAAGTCATTACGAGTGGGCAGCTGACGTTAACCGATGGCGGGAAAGTCAGCATTATGAAAGAGGAAGCATAATTGAAGCTCGTCAACTTATCAGTGAAACGTCCCGTCGGCGTCATTATGGTCGTCGCCGCCATTCTTGCCCTCGGGTTCGTGTCGCTGAAAAACTTAACGCTTGATTTGTATCCAGACATAGATCTGCCGATTGCGGTTGTGTCGACGAGCTATGAAGGAGCGGCTCCTCAGGAAGTCGAAAAGCTCGTCAGCCGGCCGATTGAATCGTCCGTTTCAACAATCGAGAATCTGAAGGTGCTGCAGTCGCAGTCCCAGTCAGGTTCTTCGCTCGTACTTATGCAGTTTCAAAATGGTGTCGATCTCGATAGCACGCTCCTGCAGGTTCGGGAAAACATCGACCAGATCGGCGATGCTCTGCCGGAAGGGGCGGGGGACCCGAGCGTACTGCGCTTTGATCCGCAGCAGCTGCCGATCATGACGGTAGGGTTGTCCGGCGATTCTCCGGAAGAGCTTCAGAAGATCGCTGAAAACCGGCTCGTGCCTTATTTTGAACGGCAGGAAGGCGTCGCATCCGTCAGCATTGAAGGCGGCAAGAAGCGTGAGGTGCAGGTCGAGGTTAACCGGGCAAAAATGGCGGAATACGGCCTCAATTCACAGAGCGTCATCCAGGCGTTAAGCTCCTCCAATCAGTCCGCCTCCGCCGGCCAGATCAACAAAGGCCAGAAGGATTTGCAAATCCGCGTCACCGGCGAGTACAAATCGGTCGATGACGTTAAAAAGACGATCCTGCAGTCGGAAAACGGCGCGCGGATTACGCTTGACCAAATCGCCAATGTAAAAGAAACGTACCGGACGACGAATTCGATTGCAGAAGTTGACGGGAAACCGGCTGTCGTTCTGTCATTTTTGAAAAAAACCGATGCGAACACCGTACAGACCGCTAACAATATTTCCAGCGCGATGAAGGATTTTGATGAGCTGCCGAACGGCGTCAGTATGGAAACCGTGCTCGATACGTCGGAGTTTATTAAAATCTCGATCCGCAGTGTATTCTGGAACATCATTCTCGGCGGTGTGTTTTCCATTCTTGTGCTTATGCTGTTTTTACGAAGTGTGCGCGCGACGCTTGTCATCGGACTGTCGATTCCGATTGCGATCATTTCTACGTTTACGCTCATGTATTTTACCGGCGAAACGCTGAACGTTCTGACGATGGGCGGACTTGCGCTCGGAATCGGGATGATGGTCGACAGCTCGATCGTTATTTTAGAAAATATCGTGCTCTACCGCGAGCAGGGCTACTCGATGGTCGAATCGGCCAAAATCGGTGCCAGTGAACTCGCGCCAGCCGTGATTGCATCTGCGACGACGACGCTCGTTGTATTTTTGCCAATCATTTTTACAAACGGGATCGCCTCACAGCTGTTCACGCCGCTCGCGCTCACCATATCGTTTGCGCTGATCGCATCGCTTGCTGTATCGGTGACGCTGATTCCGATGCTGTCCTCAAAGCTCTTAACAAAAGCATTTACAAACAGCGGCCGCCGCTACTGGTTTGACCGCTTTATGGATAAGGTGAATGATGCGTATCGCCGGGCGCTACGCTGGGTGCTCAAATTTAGAAAAACAGCGATAGCGGCGACGCTCGCCTGTATCGCTGGCAGCTGTGCACTGATTCCGACGATCGGCACGGAATTCATCCCGCCGTCGGATCAAGGGCAGATTCAAGTGAGCGTCAATATGCCCGAAGGAACGGCGATTGAAAAAACACAGGAATTCACGAACCGCGTGACGAAGAAAATCGAAGAATACAAAAAGATCATTAAAGTGACCAATTTAAAGGTAGGCGGCGGCCAGTTTGATATCGGCAGCGGCTCGTCTGATTTTGCCTCTTATACGATTCAGCTCGTCGATCCCGGCGACCGTGACGTATCGACTCAGGAAGCCGTCGAAAAACTGGACGATACGCTGAGCGACGTACCGGGTGCCGATATCCAGGTGAGTGAGCTTGACGCCGGGCTCGGAACCGGGGCGCCGATTCAAGTGAAGCTGAACGGGCCGGATTACGAAGTGCTCGAGCAGCTGTCAAGC
This Halobacillus salinarum DNA region includes the following protein-coding sequences:
- a CDS encoding efflux RND transporter permease subunit; amino-acid sequence: MKLVNLSVKRPVGVIMVVAAILALGFVSLKNLTLDLYPDIDLPIAVVSTSYEGAAPQEVEKLVSRPIESSVSTIENLKVLQSQSQSGSSLVLMQFQNGVDLDSTLLQVRENIDQIGDALPEGAGDPSVLRFDPQQLPIMTVGLSGDSPEELQKIAENRLVPYFERQEGVASVSIEGGKKREVQVEVNRAKMAEYGLNSQSVIQALSSSNQSASAGQINKGQKDLQIRVTGEYKSVDDVKKTILQSENGARITLDQIANVKETYRTTNSIAEVDGKPAVVLSFLKKTDANTVQTANNISSAMKDFDELPNGVSMETVLDTSEFIKISIRSVFWNIILGGVFSILVLMLFLRSVRATLVIGLSIPIAIISTFTLMYFTGETLNVLTMGGLALGIGMMVDSSIVILENIVLYREQGYSMVESAKIGASELAPAVIASATTTLVVFLPIIFTNGIASQLFTPLALTISFALIASLAVSVTLIPMLSSKLLTKAFTNSGRRYWFDRFMDKVNDAYRRALRWVLKFRKTAIAATLACIAGSCALIPTIGTEFIPPSDQGQIQVSVNMPEGTAIEKTQEFTNRVTKKIEEYKKIIKVTNLKVGGGQFDIGSGSSDFASYTIQLVDPGDRDVSTQEAVEKLDDTLSDVPGADIQVSELDAGLGTGAPIQVKLNGPDYEVLEQLSSQVSYMIKDVDGISNPSSSTDEGRPEMNINVNREKAAQYGLSYQQVISQVQLAFNGQIATRYKQGGDEIDVRLILPEEDRQTISDLEGMSVQTPTGNLIPLATIADLNQVQGPQTLLREDQQPQVNVEAEVVGRDLGSVTDDVKAELDHLNFPDGYTYDIGGQAEDMRDAFSDLSLALVFSIFLVYAVMAIQFENFLFPFIIMFSLPATVVGITGGLFVTRLPFSLPAFVGIIMLAGIVVNNAIVLVDYINILRRKGYDRYEAILDAGPSRLRPILMTTLTTVLGMVPLAIGIGRGAEAQQPLAITIIFGLSVSSFFTLLLIPVVYTYFDDLSNKITSFFRKRVD
- a CDS encoding efflux RND transporter periplasmic adaptor subunit, encoding MKRVVTFVFLLAMLAACSSSNNAEEPEERITPVETAPITKGDFVVNREIVGRASTADSSPVVSKVPGEVVSMKVSKGDRVEKGDVIAVVDPGDTNSQVEMQQLSLEQAQKQLENAKLAKQQAQEGIDNAKKQVEVAEQGVQAQASQTEAAAKAAYDQYKQAKDLAEQTKKLVDEGTVPKVLYEQAQSRADQAYAQYKKLKGQESPPSSTVAQAEAQVDAAQQQLEQAEVGVDQAEIQVEQAQVQLNSAKDQSANQTVTAPSSGEVSTLEAGEGDMVTNQQPFATIVGLNPMTITAMLTPDQLHLFSKGKEMDVDIDTLKDNRKSKVTYVSSVPNDTGLYPVEATVNNDKEKIKPGMMAKFLLPETVVKDTLIVPTDAVIQDGAKPYVYKVVDDKAVKVTVDVQESQTDRTAVTGDITTKDQVITSGQLTLTDGGKVSIMKEEA